In a genomic window of Gigantopelta aegis isolate Gae_Host chromosome 9, Gae_host_genome, whole genome shotgun sequence:
- the LOC121381643 gene encoding LOW QUALITY PROTEIN: macrophage-expressed gene 1 protein-like (The sequence of the model RefSeq protein was modified relative to this genomic sequence to represent the inferred CDS: inserted 1 base in 1 codon) — translation MSYARFRRSTAVVSDSKNVSGPTFAACLSADRFEVLPGSGWDNLRNVPAGLIVAYNYSECRTTHDGRFLIPDAVNTIPLKTSNIETFAEVIDHWIDYTSTTSHDINIDAGFQIPHVGISGHFXLRYTRYKATLQPDSPLHPRFKHRLLDIAASLELNKTALARYQSQILIRDFGTHVISSVDAGAALIQEDQLSSDFMKKYADSRSKVSETASVSFFVRLNASHTTQDSQQMIDEYRKSRTTSKLFSYGGPLFRAGNYSANDWTSLVDKELVAIDRSGDPLTFLITPAILPELPIATLKGLQKNVAAAIELYYEYNTHRGCTDMLSPNFNPLANFDDGSCEAQLTNMTFGGVFQTCSQTAGSNDGDVCSELKLNQVNPKTGEYSCSAHFQTVELHTASISRSRSEKNCDSCWLFFECCHTDYYHSGATYTMYWCSANGSVPQDSGYLFGGFYTDHVKNDLTGAQTCPEYFYARQLSTSLFICISDDFEQGTKYSLPFAGFMSCNIGHPLALKSQRGGNLERNAPSLTSFYRISGPSAWPKHCPQDFSKHLDYSDQGCAINYCVKSGVLSTSALPLVRRPPFVSQPARVGLPHNYIIFDPTTNTWIKNKAAIEYHQERGDSDPSYRRGGLTTGATAGISIGVTLVCVVLATIVVALFRRRMRNRKYTRSREECEDVQTQIQS, via the exons atgtcttatgctaggttcagacgATCAACTGCCGTCGTATCCGATtcaaaaaatgtatcgggtccGACATTTGCTGCTTGTCTGAGCGCGG ACAGATTTGAGGTGCTCCCTGGAAGTGGGTGGGATAACCTGAGGAATGTGCCGGCTGGTCTAATCGTGGCGTACAACTACTCGGAATGCCGCACGACGCACGACGGCCGATTCCTTATTCCTGACGCCGTAAACACCATTCCCCTGAAGACGAGCAACATCGAGACGTTTGCCGAGGTGATCGACCACTGGATTGACTACACGAGCACGACGTCCCACGACATCAACATCGACGCCGGGTTTCAGATCCCACACGTCGGCATCAGCGGCCATT TCCTCCGATACACCCGTTACAAGGCGACGCTCCAACCAGACAGTCCGTTACATCCGAGGTTCAAACACAGACTTCTCGACATCGCCGCCAGTTTAGAACTGAACAAGACGGCTCTAGCTCGCTACCAGAGCCAGATCTTAATCCGAGACTTCGGGACACACGTCATTTCAAGCGTCGATGCCGGGGCAGCATTAATCCAAGAAGATCAGCTAAGCAGCGATTTTATGAAGAAGTACGCAGATTCAAGATCCAAGGTGTCTGAAACTGCCAGTGTGTCATTTTTTGTCCGTTTAAATGCGTCGCACACAACGCAAGATTCACAACAAATGATTGATGAATATCGCAAAAGTAGAACAACTTCGAAACTGTTCAGTTACGGAGGGCCTTTATTCAGGGCTGGAAATTACTCGGCAAATGACTGGACTTCCCTCGTGGACAAGGAACTTGTGGCAATAGACAGATCGGGCGACCCACTCACTTTTCTTATCACTCCAGCAATTCTACCAGAACTACCCATTGCGACCCTGAAGGGCCTTCAGAAAAACGTGGCTGCGGCTATCGAACTATACTACgaatacaacacacacagagGCTGCACTGATATGCTGTCCCCAAACTTCAACCCATTAGCCAACTTTGACGACGGTTCGTGTGAAGCCCAGCTAACGAACATGACGTTTGGTGGTGTGTTCCAAACGTGCTCTCAAACAGCGGGGTCAAACGATGGAGATGTGTGCAGTGAACTGAAGTTGAACCAGGTGAATCCCAAGACAGGAGAATACTCCTGTTCCGCCCACTTCCAAACagtggaactgcacacggcgtCAATCTCCCGGTCTAGATCCGAAAAGAACTGTGATTCGTGTTGGCTGTTCTTTGAATGCTGTCACACGGACTATTATCACAGTGGCGCCACCTACACCATGTACTGGTGTTCTGCAAACG gtTCTGTCCCTCAAGATTCCGGTTACTTATTTGGCGGGTTCTACACTGATCATGTGAAGAATGACCTAACTGGAGCCCAGACCTGCCCTGAGTATTTCTACGCCAGACAGCTGTCCACAAGCCTGTTCATTTGCATCAGTGATGACTTTGAACAAGGCACCAAGTATTCTTTACCTTTTGCAGGATTCATGAGTTGCAACATCGGACATCCCCTGGCGTTGAAAAGTCAACGAGGTGGAAATTTGGAAAGAAACGCCCCCTCCTTGACTTCCTTTTACCGTATCTCTGGACCATCTGCTTGGCCGAAACATTGTCCCCAAGACTTCAGCAAGCATCTGGACTACTCGGATCAAGGATGCGCCATCAACTACTGCGTTAAATCTGGAGTTTTATCTACATCCGCTTTGCCCCTGGTCCGGAGACCTCCTTTCGTTAGTCAGCCTGCGAGAGTAGGACTTCCCCACAACTACATCATATTTGACCCAACAACCAATACGTGGATAAAGAATAAAGCTGCAATCGAATACCACCAGGAACGTGGAGACTCGGATCCGTCGTACAGACGTGGAGGATTGACCACTGGTGCTACAGCTGGTATCTCCATAGGCGTCACATTGGTCTGCGTTGTCTTGGCGACGATTGTTGTCGCACTGTTTAGGAGAAGGATGAGAAATCGAAAGTATACCAGATCAAGAGAAGAATGTGAAGACGTCCAGACCCAGATCCAGTCGTAG
- the LOC121381644 gene encoding tigger transposable element-derived protein 6-like, translating to MAATLRVEVIKKSEKDKLSARKIAEHFGVGRTRIDGILKRKTEMLADYDYDYDNNQPSDGKRQRKLTGNEDINMLVWKWFQGATARRINVSGPLIKEKALKFAEDLGIASFKASNGWLDSFRHRHNIVAGTLSGERGDVSDTAVEDWKSKLLVVCDGYAPKDIFNMDETGLFYRDTTKATLKVKGDECAGGKRSKERLTVALCASVTGEKCVPLVIGKCKKPRCFKNTRISTSNIHQQQESMDEHRIV from the coding sequence atggCGGCCACCCTGAGAGTAGAGGTCATTAAAAAATCAGAGAAAGACAAATTGAGTGCTAGAAAAATTGCTGAACATTTCGGGGTGGGTAGAACTCGGATTGATGgcattttaaagagaaaaacgGAGATGTTGGcagattatgattatgattatgataacAACCAGCCCTCTGACGGAAAAAGGCAGAGAAAACTTACAGGCAATGAGGATATTAACATGTTGGTTTGGAAATGGTTCCAAGGTGCCACTGCTCGTAGAATAAATGTCAGCGGTCCACTGATTAAGGAGAAGGCGTTAAAATTTGCCGAAGATTTGGGAATAGCGAGTTTCAAAGCGTCAAATGGGTGGCTGGATTCATTCAGGCATAGGCACAACATCGTCGCAGGTACACTAAGTGGGGAGCGAGGTGACGTAAGTGACACTGCAGTTGAGGACTGGAAGTCAAAGTTGCTAGTGGTGTGTGACGGGTATGCTCCTAAGGACATTTTCAATATGGACGAGACcggtctgttttacagggaTACAACAAAGGCAACCCTTAAAGTGAAAGGTGATGAATGTGCTGGCGGTAAGCGCTCTAAGGAGAGACTGACCGTGGCACTATGTGCAAGTGTGACCGGAGAAAAATGTGTTCCTCTAGTCATAGGAAAGTGCAAGAAACCACgctgttttaaaaacaccagaatcTCTACCAGTAACATACACCAACAACAAGAAAGCATGGATGAACACCGGATTGTTTGA
- the LOC121381938 gene encoding alpha-(1,3)-fucosyltransferase C-like, whose amino-acid sequence MLPRIFFRYNTARSFFNGIIALTCFLLTLMAIAFSWRRNHGLKVKAPLTSQNVKRLRLEHTNTTKSSEKIISMLHFPSYYELKMGGIHFEHCKIKTCTLTDNPDHLTTSDAVMFYTPVKPITPPPKTPGQIWVYFVEESPLHSRTELFGGPEWENLINWTMTYRKDSDIVFGYGVVHNKTERGPQKDYYAIAKAKTKLIAWFVSNCNTKSQRMKYVKLLQKFVPVDVYGDCGSLKCPKNKEIGCIEMLNTDYKFYLSFENSLCLDYVTEKLYRMLKYDVIPIARGWANYSKYLPNKSVISTSDFFTVRDLAELIKHLDSNMDEYLKYFSWKSSYSIEEPQAMPLCEICEKVHNPEKWHNIYKNVADWWRTGTCHDPTDLVSEL is encoded by the exons ATGCTACCACGAATATTTTTTCG ATACAACACAGCGAGGTCATTCTTCAACGGAATTATCGCACTGACCTGCTTTCTTCTCACGCTGATGGCCATCGCCTTCAGCTGGCGGAGAAACCATGGTCTCAAAGTCAAGGCACCACTTACCAGCCAGAATGTAAAACGTCTTCGCTTAGAACACACCAACACCACCAAGAGTAGCGAAAAGATAATTTctatgctacattttccatcatATTACGAACTCAAGATGGGAGGTATACACTTCGAGCATTGCAAAATCAAAACGTGCACTCTCACGGACAATCCCGATCACCTCACCACCAGTGATGCTGTCATGTTCTACACCCCTGTCAAACCCATCACACCTCCGCCGAAGACCCCTGGTCAGATATGGGTATATTTTGTAGAAGAGAGTCCGTTGCATTCTAGAACAGAGTTATTCGGTGGTCCAGAATGGGAAAATCTAATTAACTGGACTATGACGTATCGCAAGGACTCCGATATCGTGTTTGGTTATGGTGTGGTGCATAACAAGACGGAACGGGGACCACAGAAAGACTACTATGCAATTGCTAAAGCCAAAACCAAACTGATAGCTTGGTTTGTTAGTAACTGCAATACAAAGAGTCAAAGAATGAAGTATGTTAAACTTCTTCAGAAGTTTGTACCAGTCGATGTGTACGGTGACTGTGGGTCGTTGAAATGTcctaaaaacaaagaaattggGTGCATTGAAATGTTGAACACAGACTATAAGTTTTATCTTTCCTTTGAAAATTCCCTCTGCCTTGATTATGTAACTGAGAAGTTGTATCGCATGcttaaatatgacgtcattccCATCGCCAGAGGCTGGGCGAactattcaaaatatttaccaaacaaATCTGTGATCAGTACGTCCGATTTCTTTACCGTCAGAGATCTAGCTGAGTTGATCAAACATCTCGATTCCAATATGGACGAATACTTGAAATATTTCTCCTGGAAGTCGTCGTACTCGATAGAGGAACCTCAGGCGATGCCCCTTTGTGAAATATGTGAAAAAGTCCACAATCCTGAAAagtggcataacatttataagaaCGTTGCTGATTGGTGGAGAACAGGCACGTGTCACGATCCGACAGATCTTGTGTCCGAGCTGTAG